One segment of Sporanaerobacter acetigenes DSM 13106 DNA contains the following:
- a CDS encoding ABC transporter permease, which produces MRAYLSIIKMRFILLLQYRMAAIAGIFTQFFFAIVRVMVFYAFYSSTVSKMPLTYHQAITYIWLGQAMFNMVPWNGDGEIQNLIRTGNVSYELLRPINLYNQWFCRAFALRTAPTILRAIPIFVIALFLLPENYGMMFPPTLGALIGWIVSLFGALMLSCTITNIINICTLWSISGDGIVRLLSAIVTFSSGHIVPLPLFPDWLKNILRILPFSGLVDIPSRFYIGDIPFNQLPKYFVFQIVWVIILYSFGQWLLNKKLKKIVVQGG; this is translated from the coding sequence ATGAGAGCTTATTTATCTATAATTAAAATGAGATTTATTTTGCTCCTTCAATATAGGATGGCTGCTATTGCTGGGATATTTACTCAATTCTTTTTTGCAATTGTTCGAGTGATGGTTTTCTATGCTTTTTATAGTTCAACTGTTAGCAAGATGCCTTTAACTTATCATCAAGCTATAACATATATATGGTTGGGACAGGCAATGTTTAACATGGTGCCTTGGAATGGAGACGGTGAGATACAAAACTTGATTCGGACTGGGAATGTTAGCTATGAACTTTTAAGACCTATTAATTTATATAACCAATGGTTTTGCAGAGCTTTTGCTTTAAGAACTGCTCCTACTATTCTTCGTGCGATACCTATATTTGTAATAGCCTTGTTTTTGTTGCCAGAGAATTATGGAATGATGTTTCCCCCTACATTGGGAGCTCTAATAGGGTGGATAGTTAGTCTTTTTGGAGCTCTTATGCTTTCTTGTACTATAACTAATATTATAAATATATGTACTCTATGGTCTATATCTGGTGATGGAATTGTTAGGCTTTTATCAGCTATCGTGACTTTTTCTTCAGGACATATAGTTCCTCTTCCTCTTTTTCCAGATTGGCTTAAAAATATTTTAAGAATTTTGCCCTTTAGTGGTTTAGTTGATATACCATCAAGATTTTATATTGGGGACATACCTTTTAATCAACTTCCTAAATATTTTGTTTTTCAAATAGTTTGGGTCATTATATTGTATAGTTTTGGCCAATGGCTGCTAAACAAAAAATTAAAGAAAATTGTAGTACAGGGGGGATAA
- a CDS encoding ABC transporter permease, with translation MSGIRLYFRYLSLCIQSQLQYRASFIMMSIGHFLITFIDFLGIWVLFERFGTLKGFSFAEAALFYGMVHIAFAITEAWMRGFDTFSTLVRNGDFDRILTRPRSTVLQVLGHDFQIMRVGRFAQGLIVLLWAAYKLNIRWTFGKVILLIFSIVGGSFLFSALIVLQATLSFWSIQSLEIVNSFTYGGVETAQYPLSIYKSWFRKIFIFIIPLGCINYFPAMAILEKSDPLKSPIWFQWISPIAGLIFFLISLEIWKFGVKHYKSTGS, from the coding sequence ATGAGTGGCATTAGACTTTATTTTAGATATTTGTCTTTATGTATTCAGAGTCAACTACAATATAGAGCATCTTTTATAATGATGAGTATAGGACATTTTTTGATAACTTTTATAGATTTTTTAGGTATATGGGTACTTTTTGAAAGATTTGGAACTTTGAAAGGATTTAGTTTTGCAGAAGCAGCTCTATTTTATGGGATGGTACATATTGCTTTTGCAATAACCGAAGCTTGGATGAGAGGCTTTGATACTTTTTCTACATTGGTCAGAAACGGGGATTTTGATAGAATACTTACAAGACCTAGGAGTACAGTTTTACAGGTATTAGGTCATGATTTTCAAATAATGAGAGTTGGGAGGTTTGCTCAAGGACTTATAGTTTTACTTTGGGCGGCTTATAAATTAAATATAAGATGGACTTTTGGCAAAGTAATACTTTTGATATTTTCAATAGTAGGTGGAAGTTTCTTGTTTTCAGCTCTTATTGTACTTCAAGCTACACTATCCTTTTGGTCTATACAGAGTTTAGAAATTGTCAACTCTTTTACATATGGAGGAGTTGAAACAGCTCAATATCCATTATCTATATATAAATCTTGGTTTAGAAAAATATTCATATTTATAATTCCTCTTGGGTGTATAAACTATTTTCCTGCTATGGCAATACTCGAGAAATCAGATCCCTTAAAATCACCAATATGGTTTCAATGGATTTCTCCTATTGCAGGGCTAATATTTTTCTTAATTAGTCTTGAAATATGGAAGTTTGGAGTAAAACATTATAAATCAACAGGGAGTTAG
- a CDS encoding class I SAM-dependent methyltransferase has protein sequence MAMEKQYDLEVNVFNWIEEKLSPKLCTSEEFIYNEMESQSDFSLPIIYQPFDSTKTFHWTDRGALFDFLYSTYGEGKKLLDFGPGDGWPSLIVAPYAKEVIGLDASLKRVDICTQNAERMGIKNARFINYEADTKMPFEDNTFDGIMAASSIEQTPNPKKTIEELYRILKPGGRLRIHYEALNAYKNGQENDLWIAELDDRSCKLILFDRNIEDEYVLQYGLTIEMSEEELTKILSLDNDVSFKQVTIPFLEEIESKIVNVQVCKTIHPSGKTFVSWLKEIGFKEILPSYSGRFAAFKLFEQFTDEERPKDLDSIDELIKRATKVAIELKAPIDMDPMITAIK, from the coding sequence ATGGCAATGGAAAAACAATATGATTTAGAAGTTAATGTATTTAATTGGATAGAAGAAAAATTGTCACCTAAACTCTGCACTTCTGAAGAGTTTATCTATAATGAAATGGAATCTCAATCAGATTTTAGTTTACCTATAATATATCAACCATTTGATTCAACAAAAACATTTCATTGGACTGATAGGGGAGCTCTTTTTGATTTTCTATATTCAACATATGGAGAAGGTAAAAAACTATTGGACTTTGGACCAGGAGATGGTTGGCCCTCGTTGATAGTTGCTCCTTATGCTAAAGAAGTTATTGGATTGGATGCATCATTGAAACGAGTAGATATATGTACACAAAATGCTGAAAGAATGGGAATTAAAAATGCGAGATTTATAAATTATGAAGCTGATACAAAGATGCCATTTGAAGACAATACTTTTGATGGTATAATGGCTGCATCATCAATCGAACAGACTCCAAATCCAAAGAAAACTATAGAAGAACTGTACCGTATTTTAAAACCAGGAGGACGTTTAAGAATTCATTATGAAGCATTAAATGCCTATAAAAATGGACAGGAAAATGATTTATGGATTGCAGAATTAGATGATAGATCTTGTAAATTAATATTATTTGATAGAAATATAGAGGATGAATATGTTCTACAATATGGATTGACAATTGAAATGTCGGAAGAAGAATTAACTAAAATATTGTCATTAGATAATGATGTTTCTTTTAAACAAGTAACAATACCATTTTTAGAAGAGATAGAATCTAAAATTGTTAATGTTCAGGTTTGTAAAACAATTCATCCATCAGGGAAAACATTTGTATCTTGGCTAAAGGAGATAGGATTTAAAGAAATTCTACCTTCCTATAGTGGAAGATTTGCAGCATTTAAACTTTTTGAGCAATTTACAGATGAAGAGAGACCAAAAGATTTAGATTCTATTGATGAATTAATTAAAAGAGCAACCAAGGTAGCTATAGAATTGAAAGCACCAATAGATATGGATCCGATGATTACTGCAATAAAGTAA
- a CDS encoding DUF1667 domain-containing protein: MYKVKCKACPIGCELIITKNESSSTGYTVEGNNCNSGREFGIKEVTEPSRILTGRVILKDGVLNRLPVKTTGIVPRDKIDECMKIINSTEVTAPIKKGDIIIKNILGLGIDVVAARKA; the protein is encoded by the coding sequence ATGTATAAAGTGAAATGCAAAGCTTGCCCTATAGGCTGTGAGCTTATCATAACTAAAAATGAGTCTAGTTCTACTGGATACACAGTTGAGGGAAACAACTGCAATAGTGGTAGAGAATTTGGCATAAAAGAAGTAACAGAACCATCAAGGATTTTAACTGGAAGAGTCATTCTCAAAGATGGAGTTTTAAATCGTCTTCCTGTTAAAACTACTGGAATTGTTCCAAGAGATAAGATAGATGAATGCATGAAAATTATAAATTCAACAGAAGTCACTGCTCCCATTAAAAAAGGCGATATAATAATTAAAAATATTCTGGGATTAGGAATAGATGTTGTAGCTGCAAGAAAAGCATAA
- a CDS encoding threonine aldolase family protein, whose product MKMFLSDNNSGVHPKILEAVYRCNSEHEPSYGDDKYTERAIELFREVFHSDVDVYFVTTGTAANIVGLSGLLRPFEGVVAPDTAHINVDECGALERFGGAKILYVPNKDGKICTNDIKGFLKSVGDEHQVQPRVISISQITETGTVYTIEEIKELADFAHENNMLLHMDGARIANGIVALNSSFKEMITDMGVDLLSFGGTKNGMMIGEAIVSFNKDISKNFKYIRKQGMQLVSKMRFISAQFIPYLEDEIWKENATKSNSMAQYLKEELLKLPDVNIINEGLGNMLFVQIPKTWNESLQQKFPVYIVDENKNIIRLVTSFDTEKQDVDKFIDFVRNKFC is encoded by the coding sequence ATGAAAATGTTTTTAAGTGATAACAATTCAGGAGTTCATCCTAAAATTTTAGAGGCAGTATACAGATGCAATAGTGAACATGAACCATCCTATGGTGATGATAAATATACTGAAAGAGCTATAGAATTATTTAGAGAAGTTTTTCATAGTGATGTAGATGTTTATTTTGTAACTACGGGAACAGCTGCCAATATTGTTGGATTGAGTGGATTGTTAAGACCTTTTGAGGGAGTAGTGGCTCCAGATACCGCTCATATAAATGTAGATGAATGTGGCGCATTGGAAAGGTTTGGAGGAGCTAAGATTCTTTATGTGCCAAACAAAGATGGGAAAATATGCACTAATGATATAAAAGGATTTTTAAAATCTGTAGGAGATGAACATCAGGTACAACCAAGGGTTATATCTATTTCTCAAATAACAGAAACAGGTACAGTATATACTATTGAAGAAATAAAAGAATTGGCTGATTTTGCTCATGAAAACAATATGTTATTACATATGGACGGAGCTAGAATTGCCAATGGAATAGTTGCTTTAAATTCAAGTTTCAAAGAGATGATAACAGATATGGGAGTAGATTTATTGTCTTTTGGAGGGACGAAAAATGGAATGATGATAGGGGAGGCTATAGTTTCTTTTAATAAAGATATTAGCAAGAACTTTAAATATATAAGAAAACAAGGGATGCAGTTAGTTTCTAAAATGCGTTTTATATCTGCTCAATTTATACCTTATTTGGAAGATGAAATATGGAAAGAAAATGCAACTAAATCAAATAGTATGGCTCAATATTTAAAAGAAGAACTTTTAAAACTTCCAGATGTAAATATTATAAATGAAGGTCTTGGAAATATGCTCTTTGTTCAAATTCCAAAGACATGGAATGAATCATTGCAACAAAAATTCCCTGTATATATAGTAGATGAAAATAAAAATATCATAAGATTAGTAACTTCTTTTGATACAGAAAAACAGGATGTAGATAAATTCATTGATTTTGTTAGAAATAAATTTTGTTAA
- a CDS encoding YwaF family protein codes for MNYLIYLLFSSKNPGISYFSREHIFIISAVVLLIGLMIYFKENLRSNASFQKFGKIFLLMTLFFQQILLYSWYIFTDNFTLKESLPLYPCRISELLCIVLLLRMSEKYFHLLFYWGFSGAIMALLNPDTSNLGFPNAMFIQFFLGHIGIILTIVFLGIIYDYTPTRKALFTSYKISFIYILFIVVLNKITGGNYAYLAIKPENSFFAKLPEYPYFIPIFVGFMFLIFAVMNYLWIMAMGKYELSEEIK; via the coding sequence ATGAATTATTTAATATATTTGCTTTTTAGTTCAAAAAATCCAGGGATATCTTATTTTTCAAGAGAGCATATATTTATAATATCAGCAGTAGTACTATTGATTGGCTTAATGATTTATTTTAAAGAAAATTTAAGAAGCAATGCAAGTTTTCAAAAGTTTGGAAAAATATTTTTGCTAATGACATTATTTTTTCAGCAAATTTTATTATACTCATGGTATATATTTACTGATAATTTTACATTAAAAGAATCTTTGCCATTGTATCCATGTAGAATAAGTGAATTGTTATGTATTGTTTTGTTGCTTAGAATGAGTGAAAAATATTTTCATCTATTATTTTATTGGGGTTTTTCAGGTGCTATCATGGCTTTATTGAATCCAGATACTTCAAATTTAGGTTTTCCCAATGCAATGTTTATTCAGTTCTTTTTAGGTCACATTGGAATCATATTGACCATTGTATTTTTAGGGATAATATATGATTATACTCCTACAAGAAAGGCTCTCTTTACTAGCTATAAGATTAGTTTTATTTATATTCTGTTTATAGTAGTATTGAATAAAATCACAGGAGGTAATTATGCATATTTAGCAATTAAACCTGAAAACTCGTTTTTTGCTAAATTGCCAGAATATCCATATTTCATTCCTATTTTTGTAGGATTTATGTTTTTGATATTTGCAGTAATGAATTATTTATGGATTATGGCTATGGGAAAATATGAATTGAGTGAAGAGATAAAATAA
- a CDS encoding DUF255 domain-containing protein, whose translation MPNEDMQVKPNRLIDEKSPYLLQHAYNPVDWFPWGREAFDKAKIENKPIFLSIGYS comes from the coding sequence ATGCCAAATGAAGATATGCAAGTTAAACCAAATAGATTAATTGATGAAAAATCACCTTATCTATTGCAACATGCATATAACCCTGTAGATTGGTTTCCCTGGGGCAGAGAAGCATTTGATAAGGCAAAGATAGAAAACAAACCCATATTCCTTTCTATAGGGTATTCATGA
- a CDS encoding thioredoxin domain-containing protein: protein MSTCRWCHNMNRESFEDEEVAEILNKHFVPIKVDREERPDIDEIYMIFSQALTGSGGWPMTVFSTPEGKPFYVGTYFPKKSKFGYTGLIELLNKIHRLWEKEEEKVIEESNHILEAVKSSFLVYEEGKVEENTIDNAIYELKESFDREYGGFGIKPKFPMPQNILLLLEYGDRNNDNESISMAKYALNSMFKGGIFDHIGYGFYRYSVDEKWLVPHFEKMLYDNALLGMAYSKAFELTKEPLYKEISEKIYEFVFRDMLSENGGFYSALDAETEGEEGKFYIWDYDEIINLLGKEDSEFISKYYDISNRGNFEGKNIPNLIGKELNFADKDLLRKVGTIRQKLFAYREKRVHPHRDEKILTSWNGLMIASLGFSGRVLDNREYIGKAERAYEFILKNLINEDGRLLSTYSDGKSYNLALLSDYAFFIWGLNELYESTKDENYLEKALELNEGMLKFFWDEKDGGLYLYGHDGEQLIMRPKDIYDGAIPSGNSIAAINMMKLYEFTKDDFFKRKAEEILYTFGEDISRNPLGHGYILNLLFE, encoded by the coding sequence ATATCAACTTGCAGATGGTGCCACAATATGAATAGAGAGTCTTTTGAAGATGAGGAAGTAGCAGAAATTTTAAATAAACATTTTGTACCTATAAAAGTTGACAGAGAAGAAAGACCGGATATTGATGAAATATACATGATATTTTCTCAGGCACTGACAGGCAGTGGAGGATGGCCTATGACGGTTTTTTCTACACCTGAAGGCAAGCCTTTTTATGTAGGGACATATTTTCCTAAAAAGTCCAAATTCGGATACACTGGACTTATAGAGTTATTAAATAAGATTCATAGATTATGGGAAAAGGAAGAAGAAAAAGTAATAGAAGAAAGTAATCATATTTTAGAAGCGGTAAAGAGTTCATTTCTTGTATATGAGGAAGGTAAAGTTGAAGAAAATACAATAGATAATGCTATTTATGAATTAAAAGAGTCTTTTGATAGGGAATATGGTGGCTTTGGTATTAAACCTAAATTTCCAATGCCTCAAAATATACTGCTATTGTTAGAATACGGAGATAGAAACAACGACAATGAATCTATTTCTATGGCTAAATATGCTTTGAACAGCATGTTTAAAGGAGGTATATTCGATCACATTGGATATGGATTTTATAGATATTCAGTAGATGAAAAATGGCTAGTTCCTCATTTTGAAAAGATGTTATATGACAATGCTCTTTTAGGAATGGCTTATTCAAAGGCTTTTGAATTGACAAAAGAACCACTTTATAAAGAAATATCTGAAAAAATATATGAATTTGTATTTAGAGATATGCTATCAGAAAATGGTGGTTTTTATTCAGCATTGGATGCAGAAACTGAAGGGGAAGAAGGAAAGTTTTATATATGGGATTATGATGAGATAATAAATCTATTGGGTAAAGAAGATAGTGAGTTTATATCTAAATACTATGATATAAGTAATAGGGGAAATTTTGAAGGGAAAAATATTCCCAATTTGATTGGGAAGGAGTTAAATTTTGCAGATAAAGACCTATTAAGAAAAGTAGGAACTATTAGACAAAAATTATTTGCATACAGAGAAAAGAGAGTTCATCCTCATAGAGATGAGAAGATACTTACTTCATGGAATGGGCTTATGATTGCTTCTCTTGGTTTTAGTGGAAGAGTTTTAGATAATAGAGAGTATATAGGAAAGGCTGAAAGGGCTTATGAGTTTATTCTAAAGAATTTAATCAATGAGGATGGTAGGCTTTTATCTACCTATTCAGATGGGAAAAGCTACAATTTAGCTTTGTTGTCAGACTATGCTTTTTTTATATGGGGTCTCAATGAATTATATGAATCGACTAAAGATGAAAACTATTTAGAAAAAGCATTGGAACTAAATGAGGGTATGCTAAAGTTTTTCTGGGATGAAAAAGATGGAGGATTGTATTTGTATGGTCACGATGGAGAACAACTGATTATGAGACCAAAAGATATATATGATGGAGCAATACCTTCTGGAAATTCTATTGCGGCTATAAATATGATGAAACTATATGAATTCACAAAAGATGATTTTTTCAAAAGAAAAGCAGAAGAAATATTATATACTTTTGGTGAGGATATAAGTAGAAATCCATTAGGACATGGATATATACTAAATTTGTTGTTTGAATAA
- the trpS gene encoding tryptophan--tRNA ligase — protein sequence MEERKVVFSGVQPSGALTIGNYIGAIRNWIDLQDEYECFYCIVDLHAITVPQEPKELRKNTLNLLALYLASGLDPEKSTIFIQSHVSAHSELTWVLNSISYMGQLSRMTQFKEKSQRSEANLNAALFTYPVLMASDILLYQTDLVPVGEDQKQHLELARDLGERFNSKYSETFKIPEPLIKKVGAKIMSLQNPESKMSKSDADENGYILLLDKPDAIRRKIKRAVTDSIGEVKYRDEQPGIKNLMNIYSIFSGESIENIEAKYEGEGYGKFKEDLAEVVIEGLRPMQEKYDYYMKNKDYLEEVYKNGAEKAERVARKTLRKVYKKVGFIPR from the coding sequence ATGGAAGAAAGAAAAGTAGTATTTAGTGGAGTTCAACCATCGGGAGCATTGACTATTGGAAATTATATAGGAGCTATAAGAAATTGGATTGATCTTCAAGATGAATATGAATGTTTTTATTGTATAGTGGATCTTCATGCAATTACAGTTCCTCAAGAACCAAAAGAGTTAAGAAAAAACACATTGAATTTATTGGCATTATATTTGGCTAGTGGACTTGATCCAGAAAAATCTACTATATTTATTCAATCCCATGTAAGTGCTCATTCTGAATTGACTTGGGTACTTAATAGTATTTCTTATATGGGACAATTAAGTAGAATGACTCAATTTAAAGAAAAATCACAAAGAAGTGAAGCCAATTTAAATGCAGCTTTATTTACTTATCCTGTACTCATGGCTTCAGATATACTTCTTTATCAAACAGATTTAGTTCCAGTAGGAGAAGATCAAAAGCAACATCTTGAACTTGCAAGAGATTTGGGAGAAAGATTCAACAGCAAATATAGCGAAACCTTTAAGATACCAGAGCCATTGATAAAAAAAGTTGGAGCAAAGATTATGAGTCTTCAAAATCCAGAGAGCAAAATGTCAAAATCTGATGCAGATGAAAATGGCTATATACTTCTATTGGATAAACCAGATGCCATTAGAAGAAAGATAAAAAGAGCTGTTACGGATTCAATAGGAGAAGTGAAATATAGAGATGAGCAACCAGGAATTAAGAACCTTATGAATATATATTCTATTTTTAGTGGAGAATCCATTGAGAATATTGAAGCAAAGTATGAGGGAGAAGGCTATGGAAAATTCAAAGAAGATTTAGCCGAAGTAGTAATAGAAGGCCTTAGACCAATGCAGGAAAAATATGATTATTATATGAAAAATAAAGATTATTTAGAAGAAGTATATAAAAATGGTGCAGAAAAGGCAGAAAGAGTTGCAAGAAAGACTTTGAGAAAAGTATATAAAAAGGTTGGTTTTATACCTAGATAA